GGCGGGCATGCGCGACGCGCTCTCGCGCTGGCCGCAGCTTCAGGCTGCGCTGAACACGCGGGCCAAGCACGTGCGTTCGGCCGAGGTGCAGGAGGTGGTGCACGAGGGCCAGGCGGTCGATCTGGGCATGATCCCTGTGCCGACCTGCTGGCCGGGCGATGCCGGGCCGCTGGTGACATGGCCCGTGGTGCTGACCCGCCCGCACGGGACCAACGCCGAGGACACGCTGACCTACAACGCCGGCGTCTACCGCGCGCAGGTGATCGGGCGGGATCGCCTGATCATGCGCTGGCTCGCCCATCGCGGCGGGGCGGGTCACTACCGGACATGGATGCGCGCGGGTCAGCCGATGCCGGTGGCGCTCGCGCTCGGCTGCGACCCGGCGCTGCTGCTGTCGGCGGCGCTCCCCTTGCCCGAGCCGGTGTCGGAACTGACCTTCTCGGGCGTGCTGCGCGGGGCTCGGACGCCGCTGGTTCAGGGGCGCACCGTGCCGCTGATGGTGCCGGCGAACGCCGAGATCGTGATCGAGGGCTGGGTGCATCCCGGCGACATGTCGCCCGAGGGGCCGTTCGGCGACCACACCGGCTATTACAACTCGGTCGAGGATTTCCCGGTGATGCGCGTCTCGGCGATCACCCATCGCCGCGACCCGCTTTACCTTACCACTCACACCGGGCGTCCGCCCGACGAGCCCTCCGTCATCGGCGAGGTGTTCAACGACCTCGCCATGCCGGTCTTCCGCCAGCAGATCCCCGAGGTGAAGGACCTCTACCTGCCACCGGCCGCCTGCTCCTACCGCATCGCGATCGTGGCCATCGACAAGCGCTATCCCGGACAGGGGCGGCGAGTGATGCTGGCGCTCTGGGGGATGCTCGCGCAGTTCTCCTACACCAAGATGGTGATCGTGGTGGACGGCGACATCAACCCCCGCGACTGGGACGACGTCGCCTGGGCGCTGGCCACCCGCATGGACCCCTCGCGCGACGTGATGATCCTCGACAAGACGCCGATGGATTACCTCGACTTCGCCTCGCCCGAGCCGGGGCTCGCGGGCAAGATCGGCATCGACGCGACGAACAAGATCGGCCCCGAGACGCATCGCGAATGGGGCGAGGTCATGGCGCAGTCGCCCGAGGCCGAGGCCTTCGCCGACAAGCTGCTCGCGAAGCTGAGGATCAAGTCGTGAGGGTGGTTCTGGGCGTCTCGGGGGCGTCGGGTGCGGCGCTGGCCCCAGCCGTCGCGCGGCATCTGGCGCGGCTCGGCGCCGAGATCGACCTCGTCATCAGCAAGGCGGGCGAGCGCACGCTGGTCGAGGAGATCGGCCCCGACGCCCCTGAGGCGCTCCGCAGCCTCGCCACCCGCGTCCATGGCATCATGAACGTGGGCGCCGCCATCGCCTCGGGCTCGTTTCCCGTGGCGGGGATGATCGTCGCGCCCTGCTCGATGCGCTCGCTGGCGGCCATCGCGCACGGGCTGGACGACAACCTGCTGACGCGCGCCGCCTCGGTCCAGCTGAAGGAGCGGCGCCGGCTGGTGCTGCTGACGCGGGAAAGCCCGCTGACGCTGGCGCACCTGCGGAACATGACGGCGGTGACCGAGATGGGCGCCATCGTCGCCCCGCCGGTCCCCGCCTTCTACCTGAAGCCCGAGAGCGTCGAGGCCATCGTCGAGCAGATCGCCGCCCGCGCTGTGGACCTCATGGGCCTCGGCCGTCCGCAGGCACAGGCCTGGGGCGAGGGCTGACCCGAAGCGCCCGGCTGCCGCGACCCATGCGGCAGCCGGGCAAGGCATGTCAGGTCATCAGCTCGTCCACGATATGCTCGGCAATCGGCAGGCAAGAGGTCGCCGCCGGCGAGGGCGCGTTGCAGACATGAAGCGCGTGGCGCGTGCGGACGAAGACGAAGTCGTCGATCATCCGCCCGTCCGCGCCCACCGCCTGAGCCCTCACCCCGGCGCGATAGGGCGCCAGATCCTGCTGCCGGATCCGGTCGCAATACTTGTGCACCTTGCGCAGGTAGAGCGAGCGGACCAGCGAGGCCGAAAGCTCCTCGACCGCGGCACCGGCGTTCCGACGCATCAGCTTCCAGAAGCCCGGGTAGGACAGGCTGTCGCCCATGTCCTTCAGCGAGACGTCGCCGTGGCGGTAGCCCTCGCGCTTCAGGGCCAGCACCGCGTTCGGGCCGACGGTGAAGCCGCCGTTCATCTTGCGCGTGAGATGGACGCCGAGGAACGGCCGCGACGGATCGGGCACCGGGTAGATCAGGTGCTGCACCAGATCGTCGGGCTGGTTCCTGATCGCGAAATACTCGCCCCGGAACGGCACGATGCGGAAATCGAGGCTGGCGCCGAAGGCCCGCGCCAGCCGGTCGGCGTGAAGACCGCCGCAGAACACGGCCTTCCCGGCTGAGATGTCTCCGCCGGTGGTGCGCAGGGTGACGCCCGCCTCGCTTTCCAAGCCGCCCAGCACCTCCGCTCCCAGGCGGATCTGCCCACCGCGGTCGCGGAACAGCTCGGCCATGCGCGCGGCCACGAGGCCGTAATCGACGATGCCTGTAGTGGGCGACAGGAGCGCCGCCACCGCCTTGATGTTCGGCTCCAGCCGGCGCGCCTCCTCACCCGAGAGCCGCTCGATGACGATGCCGTTCGCCCGCGCCCGGGACTCGAGCGTCGCCATGCGTTCAAGTTCCGATGGATCGGTCGCCACGATCAGCTTGCCGCAGATGCGGTAGGGGATGGCATGCTCGTCGCAGAACGCGCGGGTCGAGGCGACGCCCTTGGCGCAAAAGCGCGCCTTGTGGCTGCCGGGGGCATAGTAGACGCCGGCGTGGATCACGCCCGAGTTCCTCCCCGACTGGTGTTGCGCGACAGCCGCTTCCTTCTCGAGGACGAGGATGCTCGCGCCGGGATGAAGGGTCTGAAGCCTGAGGGCGGAGGCAAGCCCGACGATGCCGCCGCCGATGATGACAAAATCGCTGGTAATCAATGAGGGTCTCCGGAATGACGTGGCCGCCATATCAGCGCAGATCGGACCTCCGACACAACCCCGAAGGGGCCGCGCCACGGTCAGGATTCCGGTCCAGCCGCCTGGCAGGGACGTGCAGCGCAGGCCGCTCTGGCAGTTGCGGTGCGCGGCCGAGGCCACGCTAGGGCGACGGCGTCCTGCCGGCGAATCGCCGCGACCCTCAACACAGGCCGAGCGCCGAGCGGGCCGCCGTCTCGACCTGATCGAGCGGTCGCTCCGCGTCGAGCGCGGTCCAGTCGCCGGCCTCGGGATGCCGCGCAAGCTGCGCTTTCACCACCTCGGCATCGGCATCCGAGGCGTCCCCCTGCCGGGCCGACACCCGCGCGACGAGAACCTCGGCGGGCGCCGCAAGCCAGAGCCCGTGGAAGGACAGCCCGAGCCCGGCGGCCAGATCGGCCGCCGCCCGCCGGTTCCCTCGATCGAGGAAGGTCGCATCCAGCACGACCGGCCAGCCGGCCGAGAGGATCGTCCTGGCCCTGCCCATCATTCGCCGGTAGACCGCGGTCCGGCGCGCGGCGGCATAATCCGCCCCGGGCAGCCGTTGCGTCTCGCCCACGCCCGACATCGCCTTGCGTTCAAGATCGCTGCGCAGGTGAATGGCGCCGGGTGCCTGCCCGAGCCAAGGGGCCAGCGCCGCCGCAAGCGCCGTCTTCCCGGTACCGGAGACGCCACCCACGGCGACCAGCTTCGGAGGCCGGAGGCTGAGCGCGCCGCAGGCCTCGTCGAGGAAGCGGCGTGCCTCGCCCTCTGACGCGCGGGGGGTGCCGCGCGCGACATCGGTCTGCACCAGCACCATCGCCCGGATGGCAGCCCGCACCGCGAGAAACAGCGGCAGCGCGGCCAGTCCTGCATCCTCGGCGCCATCCGCGTCCAGAAGCCACGCCCCCAGTGCGACGTTCGCCGCGCGGCGCAGGCCGCGGTGGTCCAGGTCCATCAGCAGGAAAGCCAGGTCGTAGAGCACGTCGCAGGTGCCGAGCGTCTCGTCGAACTCCAGCGCGTCGAAAGGCACGGGCTCGCCGTCGATCAGGACCAGGTTCCTCAGGTGCAGGTCGCCATGGCCGCGCCGGACATGTCCCGATGCGCTGCGTGCGCTAAGAAGCGGTGCAAGCCGGTCCAGGGCTGTCCGCGCGTCCGTCTGGAACCGCGCGATCCGCTCGGCTCCCAGAGCTTCTGTCATGTCCGCAAAGACCCGCGCCAACTCGTCGAGGATGTCGGCGATCAGGCGCGTCCCGTCCGCGTCGCGCCGGGGCGCCGCGCGGTGATAGGCCTGCAATCGGTGCCCCAGTCGGGCGGCCAGCCTGTCGTCCAGCGCGCCGCGCTCGGCCACGGCGAGAAGTTCGTCAGCCGTCGGGAAGCGCCACATCCGCAGCACCCATTCCACCGGCTCGCCCGGGCCGCCCAGCGCAAGACCGCCTCCGTCGCGGGTGACGGCCAGCAGGTCGCGGTAGATCCGCGGCGCGGCCGGCCGGTTGAGTTCCAGTTCGCGCGCAAGCATCGCATGGCGCCGGTCGAGCGTCGAGAGATCCATGTAGTCGTAGCGGACCGCCCGCTTGATCTTGTAGGCCGCATCGCCCACCAGGAAGACCAGCGCGCCGTGGGTTTCCACCACCTCGACCGGCACCCCGCCATGCGTTGCCGGATCGGCAAGGAAGCGCACCGTCTCGCTCTGGTCCTGCATGCTGGCCTGCCTTTCCCTGCGCCGAGCGTGACCGCTGCGGTCAGGATGTCAACGCGTCCCCCCGCCGCCTTGACCCGGGTCATTGACGCGAGCGGGTGCCCGTGGAAAGTTTCTTGGCGCGAGGCCGCTCACCCCTGACGGGAAGGCGCATCGCTCAGAAGGAGTCTCAAGATGACGTTCTCGAAGAGACCTGACACCACCGGCTCCGCTCCTGCCACCGCAGACCTTCGCCAGACGGCGACGGCCTTTCAGGCCGGCCCGGCCGTAGCCTTCGATTTGTGGAACCGGCTGACCAACGAGATGATGCAGTTCGCGGCCGATCGCGTCTGCGAGACCGTCAAGACCCAGCAGCAGATGCTTCAGTGCCGCAACTTCGCCGAGCTTGCGCATCTGCGGGCGCATTGGTGGCAGAGGGCGATCGACCAGTACACCGAGGAGGCCGGGCGCCTCACCGGGATCTGGACGGAGACACTCGACCGGTCGTTCGCGATCAGAACCTTGTGAGGCCCTCCCGCGGCCCGCCCCCGGGGCGGGCGGCGCCCTGCCCCGCGGGGCAGGAAGGGGCAGTTCTGTCGCCGGGCGGCGGAACCGCTCGCGGCTCCGGGGCTTTTCCATCGGCCATGGCGTTCCCATCTGTCCGGTTGACGAAACTGCCGCGAGACCCCGATGCCTGCTGCCGAAATCACCGTCGCCTCCTACAACATCCACAAGGGGATCGGCACCGACAGGCGCCGGGATCTTCTGCGAACCGCCACCGTGATCGCCGAACTCGACGCCGACATCGTAGCCCTGCAGGAGGCCGACCGGCGCTTCGGCGACCGGGCGGGCCTTCTCGACCTCGACATGCTGCGACGCGAGACCGGGCTCGAGGCCGTCAAGGTCGAGGGCCGCGGCCGGGCGCATGGCTGGCACGGCAACCTGCTGCTCGTCCGCGACGCGGCGGTGGAGCAGGTCCAGAAGATCGTGCTTCCCGGCTTCGAGCCGCGCGGGGCGCTGATGATCGACCTTGCGATGCGCGGCCGGTCGATCCGGGTGATCGCCGCCCATCTCGGGCTGCTGCCCGGATCGCGCGCGGCGCAGACCCGCCACCTGCTCGAACGGATCGAGGCGAGCGATCCGCTCCCCACGCTGCTCATGGGCGACCTGAACGAATGGCGCGGCACCTCGGGCGCGGCAATGAACCACCTCGCGCGCCACTTCACCGGTGCGGCAGTGGTCAGAAGCTACCCCTCGCGGTTTCCGATCCTGGCGCTGGACCGACTGATGACCTGCAAGCATGGCGAACTGCACGACGTCGTGACCCATGACACCCCGCTGGCGCGGCGGGCCTCGGACCACCTGCCGATCAAGGCCCGGCTGCGCCTGCCGGCCCGGATCGCGGCCGCATCATGATCGAGGGCTGGCTGGGCGCGCTCTTCTGGGTGATGCTCGCCGCTGCCGCCGTGGCGGCGCTCTCGACGCTGACCTGGCGCTCGTGGCGGCGCTTCGCGCGCAAGGCGCGTGGGCCCGTAACCATGGCGCTGCCGAAAACCGGGCCGCTCACGCCGCTCGACGCGCTGTTCGCGCCGCTCGAGGCGGGCAATCCCGGCAAGTCGGGCATCCTCGCGCTGATCGACAACCCTGACGCCTATGCCGCCCGCGCGCATTCGGCACGGATGGCAGGGCGCTCGCTCGACCTGATGTATTATATCTGGCGCACCGACCTGACCGGCTGGCTGCTGATCGAGGAGCTTCTGGAAGCCGCCAGCCGCGGCGTGCGGGTGCGGCTGCTGCTGGACGACGTGAACGTGCAGGGCTTCGACCGCGCCTTCCTGGCGCTGAACCAGCACCCGAACGTCGAGGTTCGCCTGTTCAACCCGACCCGCAACCGCGGCCATGTCGCCCGGCGCTCGCTCGAGATGCTGCTGGGGCTGTCACGCTTCAACCGCCGCATGCACAACAAGGCCTGGATCGCCGACGGGCGGCTGGCCATCCTCGGCGGCCGCAACATCGGAGACACCTATTACGACGCCGAGGAAAGCGGCCTTGCGATGTCGCGGGATGCCGATGTGATGCTGACCGGGCCGGTGGTGGCCGAGGTCGAGGGCCTGTTCGACAGCTACTGGAACCTTGGCCTCGCCCTGCCCATCCTGACGCTCTGGCCCGAGTTCAAGGTCAACGTGCATGCGTTCCGCCGCCGGATGGCGCGGCACAACCGCTCGCCCCACGCGCGATCCTTCCTGGCCCGCACGCTGCAGGGGCGAGATCCGGCGCAGCTTCTGACCTCGCGGCTGCGCTGGACCGACCGCGTGACCCTGCTGGCCGATCCTCCCGACAAGGCGCTCGGCCATCGCTCCGGTCCCTGGATGGGCGAGGCGATCACGGCACTGCTCCGCGAGGCGAAGGAGGAGGTGCGCCTTGTCACGCCCTATTTCGTGCCGGGCAACGATGGCTGCGACCTGCTGACCGGCATCGCGCGCATGGGCTTGCGGCTCTCGATCCTGACGAACGCGCTGTCGGTCACCGACATGGTGCTCGTCCATGGCGCCTATCGCCATTACCGGCTGCCGCTGCTGAAGGCGGGGGCGCGGCTCTTCGAGTTCGGGCCCTTGCCGCGCGCCACGGGGCGGCGCGACCTGCTTCACACCAAGGTCTTCCTGATCGACGGCCGGCAGGCGGTGGTGGGATCGCTGAACTTCGACCTGCGCTCGGCCTTCATGAACACGGAACTGGGGGTGCTGTTCGAGGAGCCCGACGTCTTCGCCGAACTCTCCACGATGTTCGATCGGCAATGCGCGCCCGATCAGGCGCACTGCCTGTCGCTGGAGCGCGGGCGGCTGCGCTGGTCCGTCATCCGTGGCGGCGAAAACGGGGTCGCGCGGTTCGAGCCGGACTCGCCCGTGGTGCTGCGCGCGGTTTCGTGGGTGGTCGGGCACCTGCCGATCCAGAGCTATCTCTGACGGCGTTTCCGTCACCCGACGCAGCCGCCACGAAATATTCAAATGTCGAAATTTGACGTCTAACCGTTGATCTGGAAGCAATTTCAGCGCCACATTCCCCGTGTGCGGCAAGCTGCCGCAGTTGAAACGGCACCCTGGCGCGACGGATTTCAGGGGAGTCACCGTGTGACGATCGCCTGCCCGTTGCGGGCCTGTAGCAAGGAAAACCAGATGAAACGAGTTCTGCTGTCCACCCTGGTGGCCGCCCTTCCCGTCGTTGCGATGGCTGCCGATGCCGAACATGTCGTCGAGGCCCGCAAGGGGTATTTCTCGCTCGTCGCGATCGAGTTCGGCCCGCTGGCCGCCATGGCCAAGGGCGAGATGCCCTATGACGCCGATGCCGCCAAGGCCCATGCGGCCGACCTCGTCGCGCTGACGAAATACGACCCCTCGGACCTCTACGCCCCCGGCACCTCGGCCGATGACGTGAAGGGCACCCGCGCCAAGGCGGCGATCTGGACCGACACGGAGGCCTACAAGGGCAAGGGCATGGCCTTCTTCGAAGCCATCGCCGCGCTGGAGCCCGCGGCCGGTGCCGGTCAGAAAGAGCTTGCCGCCGCGGTCGGCAAGGTCGGCGGCACCTGCAAGGGCTGCCACGACGACTTCCGCGCGAAGGACTGAGCCATGAGCAGCCCGGACACCCGCTCCGCCATCGAGACCGTCCGCATCTGGGACCCGGCACTCCGGGTCTTCCACTGGGCACTGGCTGCCGCCGTGATCCTCGCCTGGGGACTCGGAGAGTTCGGCCCGGACGTGATGACGCTGCATTTCTATGCCGGCTACGCGGTGATCGGGCTGCTTGCCTTCCGCCTGATCTGGGCGCTGGTCGGTCCCCGGCCCGCCCGCTTCTCGAGCTTCGTCTACCGCCCGCGCGAGATCCTCGCCTATGCGGCCGAGGCCTGGCGGCGCAAGCCCTCCTACTGGCGCGGGCACAACCCGCTGGGCGGCCTCTTCATCGTGGCAGTGCTTCTGGCGCTGGCGCTTCAGGCCCTGTCGGGGCTGGTCGCCGACCCCGAGGATTTCGTGAACGTCGGCCCGCTGGCGGCCTCGGTGCCGGCCTGGGTCTCGCGCAAGGCGCTTCTGGTGCACGAGGTCATGGGCAGCGTCATCCTCGGCCTCGTCGCGCTGCATCTGGCGGCCATCGCCTTCTACAAGCTCTGGAAGGGCGAGGATCTGGTGCGCCCGATGCTGACCGGCCTCAAGACCGTGCGGCGCACCTGAGCGCCGTCAACGGGAGCCAGACGCCCGGGCCGAGGGTCCGGGCGCCTGCCCCCCTTGCCAGCCGTGCCGCGCACCACCTGTCCGACGGGCGCTGCGCCCCCGGCCTGCAGGCCCCGCGCGATCATCCCGACACGGGCGACGGACGGCTCAGGCGCGCAGGCCGTAGCCCGCGAACTTCTCCACCACGGCGGCGATCTGCTCGTCCGACAGCAGCCGGACCTCTCCCAGTTGCAGGCAGCCCAGATACTGCTTCGCCAGCGTCTCGACCTCCTCGGCGATCCACATGGTGCGGGCAAGCGTGGGGCCGATGGCGATCATCCCGTGATGCTCCAGCAGGCAGGCAAAGCGCCCCTCCAGCGCCGCAACGGCATGCTGCGACAGCTCCTCGGAGCCATAGATCGCATAGGGCGCCACGCGCACCGTCGGGCCGCCCGCCGCCGCGATCATGTAATGCACCGCTGGGATCGGCCGGTTCAGGATGGCAAGCGTCGTGCAGGCCAGCGGATGGGCATGGACGACCGCATTCGTCTCGGGTCGCGCGGCAAGGATGTCGCGGTGAAAGCGCCACTCGCTCGACGGCTTGTGCCGTCCGGTCGCCGTGCCGTCCATCGCCAGATACACGATGTCCTCGGGCTCAAGCGAGCCATAGGCCATGGCGGTCGGCGTGATCAGCAGCCCCTCGCCGTGCCGGACCGAGATATTGCCCGAGGTGCCCTGGTTCAGCCCCGAGCGGTTCATCTCGAGACAGGCGTCAATGATCGCCTTGCGTTTCGCCAGCTCGTCCGCCTGCATCCTGCCTCTCCCGTTCTTCTGGCGCCGGAATAGGCGGGACGCGCCCCGGCGTCAAATCCGCCGGGCGTCGCATCGCTTCTGTGCGCTGGCGCAACGTTCGCCCCCGGCCACGGCGGTAGCAGAAGGCGACACCAGATCCGGAAGGAGCCGCCATGACAGACATCTCCCTCACCCTCGACAGCGAAGTCGGCGAGATCGCGGCCGGGCTTCCCGGCGCCGCCGGGTTGTTCCGGCGCCACGGGATCAGCTTCTGCTGCGGCGGCGGGCTCAGCCTTGCCGAGGCGGCTGCGAAGCACGGGCTGTCGGCGCAGGCGCTGCTGGCCGAACTTCAGGCCCTTGCTGCCGCCGCCGGAGCCGAGGCGCCGCAGGAGACCGCCGCGATCATCGACCACATCCTGACGCGCTACCACGAAACGCACCGGAGGGAGCTGTCCGACCTCATCCCGCTCGCCGAGAAGGTCGAGGCGGTGCATGGCGAGCATGACGAGGCGCCGCTGGGCCTGACGGAACTGCTCGACTCGATGCGCTACGAGATGGAAGACCACATGGCGAAGGAGGAGGAGATCCTCTTTCCGATGATGCGGATGGGCGGGAACCCGATGATCGTCCACCCCATCGCCGTGATGCGCGACGAGCACGCAAGCCACGCCGACCAGCTGAAGCGGCTGGAGCACATCACCCGCGGC
This portion of the Rhodobacter sp. CZR27 genome encodes:
- a CDS encoding UbiD family decarboxylase; translated protein: MRSLPIFPDLRAFLDWCARKGDLARIGEAVSLRHETTAVASKVLRGGGPVLRFEKLRDTSATMPLVANLFGTRERVAAGLGLSLEQIPDLGAFLAALRAPAPVAGMRDALSRWPQLQAALNTRAKHVRSAEVQEVVHEGQAVDLGMIPVPTCWPGDAGPLVTWPVVLTRPHGTNAEDTLTYNAGVYRAQVIGRDRLIMRWLAHRGGAGHYRTWMRAGQPMPVALALGCDPALLLSAALPLPEPVSELTFSGVLRGARTPLVQGRTVPLMVPANAEIVIEGWVHPGDMSPEGPFGDHTGYYNSVEDFPVMRVSAITHRRDPLYLTTHTGRPPDEPSVIGEVFNDLAMPVFRQQIPEVKDLYLPPAACSYRIAIVAIDKRYPGQGRRVMLALWGMLAQFSYTKMVIVVDGDINPRDWDDVAWALATRMDPSRDVMILDKTPMDYLDFASPEPGLAGKIGIDATNKIGPETHREWGEVMAQSPEAEAFADKLLAKLRIKS
- a CDS encoding UbiX family flavin prenyltransferase, which gives rise to MRVVLGVSGASGAALAPAVARHLARLGAEIDLVISKAGERTLVEEIGPDAPEALRSLATRVHGIMNVGAAIASGSFPVAGMIVAPCSMRSLAAIAHGLDDNLLTRAASVQLKERRRLVLLTRESPLTLAHLRNMTAVTEMGAIVAPPVPAFYLKPESVEAIVEQIAARAVDLMGLGRPQAQAWGEG
- the lhgO gene encoding L-2-hydroxyglutarate oxidase codes for the protein MITSDFVIIGGGIVGLASALRLQTLHPGASILVLEKEAAVAQHQSGRNSGVIHAGVYYAPGSHKARFCAKGVASTRAFCDEHAIPYRICGKLIVATDPSELERMATLESRARANGIVIERLSGEEARRLEPNIKAVAALLSPTTGIVDYGLVAARMAELFRDRGGQIRLGAEVLGGLESEAGVTLRTTGGDISAGKAVFCGGLHADRLARAFGASLDFRIVPFRGEYFAIRNQPDDLVQHLIYPVPDPSRPFLGVHLTRKMNGGFTVGPNAVLALKREGYRHGDVSLKDMGDSLSYPGFWKLMRRNAGAAVEELSASLVRSLYLRKVHKYCDRIRQQDLAPYRAGVRAQAVGADGRMIDDFVFVRTRHALHVCNAPSPAATSCLPIAEHIVDELMT
- a CDS encoding AAA family ATPase translates to MQDQSETVRFLADPATHGGVPVEVVETHGALVFLVGDAAYKIKRAVRYDYMDLSTLDRRHAMLARELELNRPAAPRIYRDLLAVTRDGGGLALGGPGEPVEWVLRMWRFPTADELLAVAERGALDDRLAARLGHRLQAYHRAAPRRDADGTRLIADILDELARVFADMTEALGAERIARFQTDARTALDRLAPLLSARSASGHVRRGHGDLHLRNLVLIDGEPVPFDALEFDETLGTCDVLYDLAFLLMDLDHRGLRRAANVALGAWLLDADGAEDAGLAALPLFLAVRAAIRAMVLVQTDVARGTPRASEGEARRFLDEACGALSLRPPKLVAVGGVSGTGKTALAAALAPWLGQAPGAIHLRSDLERKAMSGVGETQRLPGADYAAARRTAVYRRMMGRARTILSAGWPVVLDATFLDRGNRRAAADLAAGLGLSFHGLWLAAPAEVLVARVSARQGDASDADAEVVKAQLARHPEAGDWTALDAERPLDQVETAARSALGLC
- a CDS encoding phasin family protein — translated: MTFSKRPDTTGSAPATADLRQTATAFQAGPAVAFDLWNRLTNEMMQFAADRVCETVKTQQQMLQCRNFAELAHLRAHWWQRAIDQYTEEAGRLTGIWTETLDRSFAIRTL
- a CDS encoding endonuclease/exonuclease/phosphatase family protein gives rise to the protein MPAAEITVASYNIHKGIGTDRRRDLLRTATVIAELDADIVALQEADRRFGDRAGLLDLDMLRRETGLEAVKVEGRGRAHGWHGNLLLVRDAAVEQVQKIVLPGFEPRGALMIDLAMRGRSIRVIAAHLGLLPGSRAAQTRHLLERIEASDPLPTLLMGDLNEWRGTSGAAMNHLARHFTGAAVVRSYPSRFPILALDRLMTCKHGELHDVVTHDTPLARRASDHLPIKARLRLPARIAAAS
- a CDS encoding phosphatidylserine/phosphatidylglycerophosphate/cardiolipin synthase family protein, producing MIEGWLGALFWVMLAAAAVAALSTLTWRSWRRFARKARGPVTMALPKTGPLTPLDALFAPLEAGNPGKSGILALIDNPDAYAARAHSARMAGRSLDLMYYIWRTDLTGWLLIEELLEAASRGVRVRLLLDDVNVQGFDRAFLALNQHPNVEVRLFNPTRNRGHVARRSLEMLLGLSRFNRRMHNKAWIADGRLAILGGRNIGDTYYDAEESGLAMSRDADVMLTGPVVAEVEGLFDSYWNLGLALPILTLWPEFKVNVHAFRRRMARHNRSPHARSFLARTLQGRDPAQLLTSRLRWTDRVTLLADPPDKALGHRSGPWMGEAITALLREAKEEVRLVTPYFVPGNDGCDLLTGIARMGLRLSILTNALSVTDMVLVHGAYRHYRLPLLKAGARLFEFGPLPRATGRRDLLHTKVFLIDGRQAVVGSLNFDLRSAFMNTELGVLFEEPDVFAELSTMFDRQCAPDQAHCLSLERGRLRWSVIRGGENGVARFEPDSPVVLRAVSWVVGHLPIQSYL
- a CDS encoding cytochrome c, yielding MKRVLLSTLVAALPVVAMAADAEHVVEARKGYFSLVAIEFGPLAAMAKGEMPYDADAAKAHAADLVALTKYDPSDLYAPGTSADDVKGTRAKAAIWTDTEAYKGKGMAFFEAIAALEPAAGAGQKELAAAVGKVGGTCKGCHDDFRAKD
- a CDS encoding cytochrome b/b6 domain-containing protein, with product MSSPDTRSAIETVRIWDPALRVFHWALAAAVILAWGLGEFGPDVMTLHFYAGYAVIGLLAFRLIWALVGPRPARFSSFVYRPREILAYAAEAWRRKPSYWRGHNPLGGLFIVAVLLALALQALSGLVADPEDFVNVGPLAASVPAWVSRKALLVHEVMGSVILGLVALHLAAIAFYKLWKGEDLVRPMLTGLKTVRRT
- a CDS encoding L-fuculose-phosphate aldolase, whose translation is MQADELAKRKAIIDACLEMNRSGLNQGTSGNISVRHGEGLLITPTAMAYGSLEPEDIVYLAMDGTATGRHKPSSEWRFHRDILAARPETNAVVHAHPLACTTLAILNRPIPAVHYMIAAAGGPTVRVAPYAIYGSEELSQHAVAALEGRFACLLEHHGMIAIGPTLARTMWIAEEVETLAKQYLGCLQLGEVRLLSDEQIAAVVEKFAGYGLRA
- the ric gene encoding iron-sulfur cluster repair di-iron protein; amino-acid sequence: MTDISLTLDSEVGEIAAGLPGAAGLFRRHGISFCCGGGLSLAEAAAKHGLSAQALLAELQALAAAAGAEAPQETAAIIDHILTRYHETHRRELSDLIPLAEKVEAVHGEHDEAPLGLTELLDSMRYEMEDHMAKEEEILFPMMRMGGNPMIVHPIAVMRDEHASHADQLKRLEHITRGFTPPEGACRSWHALYAGVRKFAEDLVAHMHLENEVLFPRFERPAAA